A single region of the Armatimonadota bacterium genome encodes:
- a CDS encoding glycosyl transferase, producing the protein MASPFFTVFTPTHNRAHTLRKPFESLLQQTFRDFEWLVVDDGSTDNTRDLIEAWAREAWFPVRYFYQTHKHKKAAFNLAAREAQGYLLADLDSDDEFFPDTLETFYRVWHEIPEEQRERFVGVTGLCVYENGQVVGDPFPYECFDASVLDVELYKWKLKGDKSGCMRVDLLRRFPFPEDVQGYVVLNIVWEQIARAGYLTRFINKPVLLVHETPNSLIRTGNQNIKYAEGLGQWTAITLDADLSKYFWRNPVFFIKLGAGLTRYHWHMRDQGISRRWQLTSPIARLFVSVLYPIGIVLYYRDRWIARLNDTREVR; encoded by the coding sequence ATGGCTTCGCCTTTCTTCACAGTATTTACACCGACGCACAATCGGGCGCATACACTACGCAAGCCGTTTGAGTCGCTGCTGCAGCAGACTTTTCGCGACTTCGAGTGGCTGGTCGTTGATGATGGCTCGACAGACAACACTCGTGATCTCATAGAGGCATGGGCTAGGGAAGCATGGTTTCCTGTACGCTATTTCTACCAGACGCACAAGCACAAAAAGGCTGCCTTCAACCTGGCAGCCCGAGAAGCGCAAGGTTATCTGCTGGCAGACCTCGATAGCGACGATGAGTTTTTCCCCGACACGCTGGAGACCTTTTACAGGGTTTGGCACGAAATACCGGAGGAGCAGCGAGAACGATTCGTGGGGGTCACTGGCTTATGCGTCTATGAAAACGGTCAGGTTGTGGGAGATCCCTTCCCGTATGAATGCTTTGACGCTTCAGTGCTGGACGTTGAGCTGTACAAATGGAAGTTGAAGGGTGATAAATCAGGGTGTATGCGCGTCGACTTATTAAGGCGTTTTCCTTTTCCCGAGGACGTACAAGGCTATGTGGTGCTGAACATTGTCTGGGAACAAATAGCAAGAGCCGGCTATCTTACTCGCTTTATTAACAAACCGGTACTGCTGGTGCATGAAACGCCCAATTCGCTGATTCGGACGGGTAATCAGAACATTAAGTATGCAGAGGGTTTGGGGCAATGGACAGCTATCACTCTTGACGCCGACTTGTCGAAGTATTTCTGGCGTAATCCCGTTTTCTTCATCAAGCTGGGGGCTGGCTTAACCCGCTACCATTGGCACATGCGAGACCAGGGTATTAGCCGGCGCTGGCAACTCACCTCACCAATAGCAAGACTGTTCGTCAGCGTGCTGTATCCGATAGGAATTGTGCTATACTACCGCGATAGGTGGATAGCGAGGCTCAACGATACTAGGGAGGTCAGATGA
- a CDS encoding hypothetical protein (possible pseudo, frameshifted) gives MVSPLQRAEVASLRVSLQRIFYIPNAIDLSALAEAYSQHHLRTLLGLAYSASVIGYVGRLSVEKGGWFLLESMPSVLQQMKDVLLLMVGEGDQRAALQAQAQTLGIQEAVLFLGERADARQIIGALDLLVLPSLTEGLPNVILEAFAYKTPVVATAVGGVPELVKDGETGWLVPPRNPYALAQAIVEALSNPEEARRRAENAYRHLLQHFTVEKQVDAWEQALHAAVENWKRKKRR, from the coding sequence GTGGTATCTCCTCTACAACGTGCGGAAGTGGCTTCACTGAGAGTATCTTTGCAAAGAATATTTTACATCCCCAATGCAATAGACCTCTCTGCTCTTGCAGAGGCGTATTCCCAGCATCATCTGCGAACGCTTCTCGGGCTGGCATATTCTGCGTCTGTCATCGGCTACGTTGGGCGTTTGAGCGTAGAAAAGGGCGGGTGGTTTCTGCTGGAATCTATGCCATCGGTGCTGCAACAAATGAAGGATGTGCTTTTGCTGATGGTAGGCGAGGGCGACCAGCGCGCTGCGTTACAGGCTCAGGCGCAAACGCTGGGGATACAGGAGGCAGTTCTCTTTCTGGGAGAGCGGGCAGATGCGCGGCAGATAATTGGTGCACTGGACCTGCTGGTGCTGCCCTCCCTCACTGAAGGACTACCCAACGTCATCCTCGAAGCCTTCGCTTATAAAACACCCGTAGTCGCGACTGCGGTGGGCGGTGTGCCCGAGCTGGTGAAAGATGGCGAAACGGGCTGGCTGGTTCCGCCGCGCAACCCATACGCGCTGGCGCAAGCCATCGTAGAGGCGCTGTCCAACCCTGAGGAAGCGCGACGCCGTGCCGAAAATGCGTATAGACACCTGCTGCAGCACTTCACGGTGGAGAAGCAGGTGGACGCCTGGGAGCAGGCATTGCACGCAGCGGTGGAGAATTGGAAGAGAAAGAAAAGGCGATGA